Proteins co-encoded in one Armatimonadota bacterium genomic window:
- a CDS encoding tripartite tricarboxylate transporter substrate binding protein yields MRSVLAIVVLVSLVVPAAAGAAAWPEGRPVTIVVPFAAGGGTDIIARQLQRAMQRFLEVPVVIRNIPGAGSGIGTNEVLRARPDGHTLLLSGTHTVTASLQGLTAGSVAQLDHIASLNWDAFVIGVLDGTPYTTLKDLVEAGKQSPGKVTIGHAGVGALTHLTAEALNRAAGTPWTVVPFEGGARLIAGVLGNVVTAGVFSQSEVVGQAGRLRPLAVTSQRRSPLFPQTPTLEELGFKGIPQGSFRAISGPKGIPIETRRAIAAAVARAMNDPEWIAFSRQNGLVKTYLANEDLERYFGVLTIELSRLLRQVGLIR; encoded by the coding sequence GTGCGCAGCGTGCTGGCCATCGTCGTGCTCGTCTCGCTCGTCGTGCCCGCCGCGGCGGGTGCGGCAGCGTGGCCGGAGGGGCGTCCCGTCACCATCGTCGTCCCCTTTGCCGCGGGAGGCGGTACCGACATCATCGCCCGCCAGTTGCAGCGGGCGATGCAGCGCTTTCTGGAAGTCCCCGTCGTCATCCGGAACATCCCTGGCGCGGGCAGCGGCATCGGGACCAACGAGGTGCTGCGCGCCCGGCCGGACGGCCACACGCTGCTGCTCTCGGGGACGCACACGGTGACGGCGTCCCTGCAGGGGCTGACCGCTGGATCTGTCGCCCAGCTGGATCACATCGCCAGCCTCAACTGGGACGCTTTCGTCATTGGCGTCCTGGACGGCACGCCGTACACCACCCTCAAGGACCTCGTGGAGGCAGGGAAGCAGAGTCCGGGCAAGGTCACCATCGGCCATGCAGGTGTGGGAGCGCTCACCCACCTGACGGCCGAAGCCCTCAACCGCGCCGCCGGGACTCCCTGGACCGTGGTCCCCTTCGAAGGTGGAGCGCGCCTCATCGCGGGCGTACTGGGGAACGTCGTCACCGCTGGGGTCTTCTCGCAGTCCGAGGTCGTGGGGCAGGCTGGCCGGCTGCGCCCCCTGGCGGTCACCAGCCAGCGCCGCTCGCCGCTCTTCCCGCAGACGCCGACGCTGGAGGAGCTGGGGTTCAAAGGGATCCCCCAGGGGAGCTTCAGGGCCATTAGCGGCCCCAAGGGCATCCCCATAGAGACGCGCCGGGCCATCGCCGCCGCCGTGGCCCGGGCGATGAACGATCCCGAGTGGATCGCCTTCAGCCGGCAGAACGGGCTGGTGAAGACCTATCTGGCCAACGAGGACCTGGAGCGCTACTTCGGGGTCTTGACCATTGAGCTGTCCCGGCTGCTGCGCCAGGTCGGACTGATCAGGTGA
- a CDS encoding FAD-binding oxidoreductase, which produces MSYTPGPGGRATRPDPSAVSAFKAGLRGQLVQPADDGYDQARKVYNAMIDRFPALIVRCANVADVVRAVHFARDQGLPVAIRGGGHNGAGLGTCDDGLVIDLSRMKGIRVDPRARTVLVEGGCTWGDVDHATHAFGLAVPCGIISTTGVGGLTLGGGLGHLTRKYGLTIDNLLATDMVLADGNLVTASADEHADLFWAIRGGGGNYGVVTAFLFRAHPVSTAVVGPTLWELDKAVDVLRWYREFIPQAPNDLNGFFAFVTVPPVPPFPEHLHLKKMCGVVWCYTGPESQADEVFRPVREFGPPALYGIHPAPFPALQTAFDGLYPPGLQWYWRADFFTELPDRAVEVHAEHGSQLPTLQSTMHLYPVDGAAHRVGKHDTAFSYRDARFAGVIVGVDPDPANAGRIKDWTVRYWEALHPYSAGGAYVNFMMDEGQERIRATYRDNYERLGRIKAKYDPKNLFRVNQNIKPQGQ; this is translated from the coding sequence ATGAGCTACACACCCGGCCCCGGCGGACGGGCCACCCGGCCAGATCCATCCGCCGTCAGCGCCTTCAAGGCTGGGCTGCGCGGCCAGCTCGTCCAGCCGGCCGACGACGGCTATGACCAGGCGCGCAAGGTCTACAACGCCATGATCGACAGGTTCCCCGCGCTGATTGTCCGCTGCGCCAACGTGGCCGATGTCGTCCGGGCCGTGCACTTCGCCCGCGACCAGGGGCTACCGGTCGCAATCCGTGGCGGCGGGCACAACGGCGCCGGCCTGGGGACCTGCGACGACGGGCTGGTCATCGATCTCTCGCGCATGAAGGGCATCCGCGTTGATCCCCGGGCCCGCACAGTTCTGGTCGAAGGCGGCTGCACCTGGGGCGACGTCGACCACGCGACGCATGCGTTCGGTCTGGCGGTGCCCTGCGGGATCATTTCCACCACCGGGGTTGGAGGGCTCACGCTTGGCGGCGGGCTCGGCCATCTGACGCGTAAGTACGGCCTCACCATCGACAACCTGCTCGCGACCGACATGGTGCTGGCCGATGGGAACCTGGTGACCGCCAGCGCCGATGAGCATGCGGATCTGTTCTGGGCGATACGCGGCGGCGGCGGCAACTACGGCGTGGTGACCGCCTTTCTCTTCCGGGCGCACCCGGTCAGCACTGCTGTTGTCGGTCCGACGCTGTGGGAGTTGGACAAGGCCGTCGACGTGCTCCGCTGGTATCGCGAGTTCATTCCCCAGGCCCCGAACGACCTCAACGGCTTCTTTGCGTTCGTCACCGTACCACCGGTACCGCCGTTCCCGGAGCACCTGCATCTCAAGAAGATGTGCGGCGTGGTGTGGTGCTACACGGGGCCCGAGTCGCAGGCCGACGAGGTGTTCAGGCCCGTTCGCGAGTTCGGGCCGCCGGCCCTGTACGGTATCCACCCCGCGCCGTTTCCGGCCCTACAGACCGCGTTCGACGGGCTCTACCCGCCCGGACTGCAGTGGTACTGGCGCGCCGACTTCTTCACGGAGCTCCCCGATCGGGCCGTCGAGGTGCACGCCGAGCATGGCTCGCAGCTGCCCACGCTGCAATCCACCATGCATCTCTACCCTGTTGACGGCGCCGCGCACCGGGTCGGGAAGCATGACACGGCCTTCAGTTACCGGGATGCCCGGTTTGCAGGGGTCATCGTTGGCGTCGATCCCGATCCCGCCAATGCCGGGCGGATCAAGGACTGGACCGTTCGCTATTGGGAAGCACTGCACCCGTACTCGGCGGGCGGCGCGTACGTGAACTTCATGATGGATGAGGGACAGGAGCGCATCAGGGCGACCTATCGCGATAACTACGAACGGCTCGGGAGGATCAAAGCGAAGTACGACCCGAAGAATCTCTTTCGCGTGAACCAGAACATCAAGCCTCAGGGACAGTAG
- a CDS encoding BTAD domain-containing putative transcriptional regulator, giving the protein MAERALRIELLGGFRLTSDGRPVTDVRTVRQQSLLAYLLLTRHQPQSRQRIAFVVWPDSTEAQALTNLRRELHHLRRALPNAERFLDVEGKVLRWRTDAPFTFDVAEFEDTLACAYATQPPARGKLEEAVALCHGDLLPECYDEWILPERERLRQRYHKALEDLAEALEYRREFAAAIRHARGLLQLDPLREATYRRLMRLYALSGERAAALHVYHTCVTVLRHELGAEPDPATQDMYRRLLEVEAGEVRPPGLAASFPLVGREQEWQRLLSIWHGAANGHAQLAIISGEAGIGKTRLGEELLAWCAGQGIAAARTRAYATEGRLAYAPITDWLRSEALRPALPRLEPIWLAEIARLLPELLTERPDLPHPEPLTEGWQRRRFFEALARTVLAAGPLLLLIDDLQWCDRDTLEWLHYLLRFDPRARLLMVGTLRTEEQVDNPALAPLLLELRNLEQLEEIELGPLGEDGTVALAQHVAERTLDAQARADLFRQTEGHPLFVIEIARAGLPLGDDALRRPGATALPPKVQAVIAARLTQLTLSTRELAHLAAAIGRDFGFELLREASDLDEAELVRALDELWQRRIVREHSGDAYDFSHDRIREVAYAEVSPPRRRLLHRRIAQALEILHASDLDRVSAHLAAHWEHAGQPTRAIEFYERAARMANNVCASEEAIRDYGKALALLQQLPQSLERDRRELDLHLALTSPLNAARGYAAPELESVLERVRVLGERFGDAQAVVRCLWGLWAVNFVRGNIRRSLEIAGTLHELTERKATRLSEGRHAFGGSLTSIGALERGLHMFEQAVAHHDFEHHHPSLYGSDLGVFTLAWQAHTLWLSGYPDRARERSLRAIALAERFGHPYSQALAYAHAVVQFQLRRDLEAIWRYADALLEICGKYGFAYYGEWGRIIRGWAVAETSPGEGAVAEIRRGMDNLRAIGAETRRPYYLSLLAWAHARAAQMDQAGAVLDAALATAAGNHDLWWSAELHRLKGEFGQPDAAEAWFGRALEIARSQSSRSLELRAAASLARLWAARGQARAARDLLAPIYARFTEGLDTPDLLDARAILDGLDRPTPNAGANGLRTPLPIRFPHNTRGGERSS; this is encoded by the coding sequence ATGGCAGAGCGGGCTCTCCGGATCGAACTGCTCGGCGGCTTTCGCCTGACCAGCGACGGGCGGCCGGTCACAGACGTGCGGACCGTCCGGCAGCAGTCTCTGTTGGCCTACCTGCTTCTCACCCGGCATCAACCCCAGTCACGGCAGCGGATCGCGTTCGTCGTCTGGCCCGACTCGACCGAGGCGCAGGCGCTCACAAACCTGCGCCGCGAACTGCACCATTTGCGCCGTGCCCTGCCAAATGCCGAGCGCTTCCTCGACGTGGAAGGAAAAGTGCTGCGGTGGCGAACCGATGCGCCGTTTACGTTCGACGTGGCAGAGTTCGAAGACACCCTGGCGTGCGCCTACGCCACCCAACCACCGGCGCGAGGGAAACTGGAGGAAGCCGTCGCGCTGTGTCATGGCGATCTGCTCCCTGAGTGCTACGACGAATGGATCCTGCCCGAGCGCGAACGATTGCGGCAGCGCTATCACAAAGCGTTGGAGGATCTCGCCGAGGCCCTCGAGTACCGCAGGGAGTTCGCGGCCGCGATCCGTCACGCGCGCGGCCTCCTGCAACTGGACCCGCTGCGTGAAGCGACCTATCGCCGCTTGATGCGGCTCTATGCCCTGAGCGGTGAACGCGCCGCGGCACTCCACGTGTACCACACGTGCGTAACAGTCCTGCGGCACGAACTGGGCGCGGAGCCCGATCCCGCCACGCAGGACATGTACAGGCGCCTGCTCGAGGTGGAGGCAGGAGAGGTCAGGCCCCCCGGGCTGGCAGCCAGTTTTCCACTCGTCGGTCGGGAGCAGGAGTGGCAGCGGCTACTCTCGATCTGGCACGGCGCCGCGAACGGCCATGCGCAGTTGGCGATCATCTCCGGTGAGGCTGGGATCGGCAAGACGCGGCTGGGGGAGGAGTTGCTGGCCTGGTGCGCCGGACAGGGCATTGCCGCCGCACGGACGCGCGCGTACGCGACCGAAGGCCGCCTTGCGTACGCGCCCATCACCGACTGGCTGCGCTCCGAGGCGCTGCGGCCTGCGCTGCCACGGCTGGAGCCCATCTGGCTCGCCGAAATTGCGCGGCTTCTCCCTGAACTTCTGACCGAGCGCCCGGACCTGCCACATCCAGAGCCGCTCACCGAAGGCTGGCAGCGCCGGCGATTCTTCGAGGCGCTGGCCCGGACCGTCCTGGCGGCCGGACCGCTCCTGCTGCTGATCGATGACCTGCAGTGGTGCGACCGCGACACGCTGGAGTGGCTGCACTACCTGCTGCGATTCGACCCTCGGGCCCGCCTCCTGATGGTGGGCACCCTGCGCACCGAGGAGCAGGTGGACAACCCGGCTCTCGCGCCACTGCTCCTCGAGCTGCGTAACCTGGAACAACTCGAAGAGATCGAACTGGGCCCCCTGGGCGAAGACGGGACCGTCGCGCTCGCCCAACACGTCGCCGAGCGCACCCTGGACGCGCAGGCCCGCGCGGACCTGTTCCGGCAGACCGAGGGCCATCCGCTCTTCGTCATCGAGATCGCCCGGGCCGGCCTGCCGCTCGGCGACGATGCCCTCCGCAGACCCGGTGCGACGGCGTTGCCTCCGAAAGTCCAGGCCGTCATTGCGGCGCGGCTCACCCAGCTGACGCTGTCAACCCGTGAACTCGCGCATCTCGCGGCCGCGATCGGGCGCGATTTCGGATTCGAACTGCTCCGTGAAGCCAGCGACCTCGATGAGGCAGAGCTGGTCCGCGCGCTCGACGAACTGTGGCAACGCCGTATCGTCCGGGAGCATTCAGGCGACGCCTACGACTTCAGCCACGACCGCATCCGCGAGGTCGCCTACGCGGAAGTGAGCCCCCCCAGGCGCCGCTTGCTGCACCGGCGGATCGCGCAGGCGCTGGAGATCCTGCACGCGTCCGACCTGGATCGCGTCAGCGCGCATCTCGCCGCGCATTGGGAACACGCGGGGCAGCCGACGAGGGCGATCGAGTTCTACGAGCGCGCGGCCAGGATGGCGAACAACGTGTGCGCCAGCGAGGAGGCGATCCGCGACTACGGGAAGGCGCTTGCGCTCCTCCAGCAACTCCCCCAGAGCCTGGAGCGCGATCGGCGAGAACTCGACCTGCACCTCGCCCTCACCTCGCCGCTCAATGCTGCCCGCGGGTACGCCGCGCCCGAACTGGAGTCGGTCCTGGAGCGCGTCCGCGTGCTCGGCGAGCGCTTCGGAGACGCTCAGGCCGTCGTGCGATGCTTGTGGGGCCTGTGGGCAGTCAATTTCGTGCGGGGAAACATCCGTAGATCTCTCGAGATCGCCGGAACGTTGCACGAGCTGACCGAGAGGAAGGCGACCCGGCTTTCCGAAGGCCGCCACGCCTTCGGGGGAAGCCTGACGAGCATAGGCGCCCTGGAACGCGGGCTGCACATGTTCGAGCAGGCCGTCGCGCACCACGACTTCGAGCACCATCATCCGTCGCTCTACGGATCGGACCTCGGCGTATTCACCCTCGCCTGGCAGGCGCACACCCTGTGGCTATCGGGCTATCCCGATCGGGCCCGCGAGCGCAGCCTGCGGGCCATCGCTCTGGCCGAGCGGTTCGGGCATCCCTACAGCCAGGCGCTCGCCTATGCGCACGCCGTCGTGCAGTTCCAGCTGCGGCGCGATCTGGAAGCGATCTGGCGATACGCGGACGCACTCCTGGAGATCTGCGGGAAGTACGGCTTCGCCTACTACGGCGAGTGGGGGCGGATCATCCGCGGCTGGGCCGTGGCGGAAACCAGTCCGGGCGAAGGGGCCGTCGCGGAAATCCGGCGGGGCATGGACAACCTGCGGGCTATCGGCGCGGAGACGCGGCGGCCCTACTATCTCTCGCTGCTGGCCTGGGCCCATGCGCGGGCCGCACAGATGGATCAGGCAGGAGCAGTGCTCGACGCCGCGCTGGCTACGGCCGCGGGAAACCACGACCTCTGGTGGAGCGCGGAACTCCACCGGCTCAAGGGCGAGTTCGGCCAGCCCGATGCCGCGGAGGCCTGGTTCGGCAGGGCGCTGGAGATCGCCCGGTCGCAGTCCAGCCGTTCCCTTGAACTGCGGGCCGCTGCGAGCCTGGCCCGTCTCTGGGCGGCGCGGGGCCAGGCCCGCGCCGCGCGGGACCTGCTGGCGCCCATCTACGCGCGCTTTACGGAAGGCCTGGATACCCCCGATCTGCTGGACGCCCGGGCCATCCTGGACGGCCTGGACCGGCCGACGCCGAACGCCGGCGCGAACGGTTTGCGAACGCCCCTCCCGATACGCTTCCCTCACAACACTCGAGGGGGGGAACGTTCATCATGA
- a CDS encoding cupin domain-containing protein has translation MASVVIGVVGWSTVVAQSRHVMLTPDEMTWAAGPPSLPRGAQISVLEGDPAKAEPITMRLKFPAGYEIAPHTHPAIEHVTVLSGTFHIAAGEKMDKTLGKRLPAGSFVVIPTGSPHFAWTSEDTVLQLHSVGPWGITYLNPADDPRRR, from the coding sequence GTGGCCAGCGTGGTAATCGGCGTAGTCGGCTGGTCAACCGTTGTCGCGCAGAGTCGCCATGTCATGCTTACGCCGGATGAGATGACGTGGGCGGCCGGCCCGCCGTCGCTCCCACGCGGCGCACAGATCAGCGTCCTGGAGGGGGATCCTGCAAAGGCCGAGCCGATCACAATGCGGCTAAAGTTTCCCGCGGGCTATGAGATCGCTCCACACACGCATCCCGCCATCGAACATGTCACGGTGCTTTCCGGCACGTTCCACATCGCCGCGGGTGAAAAGATGGACAAGACGCTCGGGAAGCGACTTCCCGCCGGCAGTTTTGTCGTGATCCCGACGGGCAGCCCGCATTTCGCGTGGACCTCTGAGGACACTGTCTTGCAGCTCCACAGCGTCGGCCCGTGGGGTATCACGTACCTCAATCCGGCGGACGACCCGAGGCGGCGCTAG
- a CDS encoding thiamine pyrophosphate-binding protein produces MPLTNAEVVARTLADEGVQYAFGLPGGEVVVLVDALRRAGIRFLLVGHEASAAFMADVTGQITGRPGVCVSTLGPGAANLTTGIASAYLERSPLLALTAQIPQDLYSSFTHQRLPLDRVFAGITKQSLVLDGVDTRAKVEAALRLATSGRPGPVHLALPGDVAAAAPRVSDTSSSTAGLASAAPRVPASGDRAADEARQALQEARRPLLLVGLGARPEDAPAVRHLLDVTHWPWMTTPKAKGIVSELHPRFLGVAGGMALDRVVLETLELSDLIVGIGFDPVECDKPWFVDRRIVNVSRWPTAEGAYRPIEIVGAIGAEVSALAAHLAPQPWPQPLVDERRRAILRSPAPAGPSPAEALSPLAALHALRSVLPEETVVAVDVGSHKLLAGQCWPTTVPHTFFVSNGLSSMGYGLPAAIAASLHFPGRPIAALIGDGGMLMMAHNLPLIASLRLPIVTVVFVDGSLSLIRLAQARRGLLPYGVDFPPPDFTRFASACGIEAARAESLDALKMHAARAVSMRVPCLLEIPVNLHDYEDLI; encoded by the coding sequence ATGCCACTAACAAACGCAGAGGTCGTGGCCAGGACCCTGGCGGACGAGGGTGTGCAATACGCCTTCGGCCTTCCCGGCGGTGAGGTGGTGGTGCTCGTCGACGCCCTGCGCCGCGCCGGGATCAGGTTCCTCCTCGTTGGCCACGAGGCCAGCGCAGCATTCATGGCGGACGTCACGGGCCAGATCACGGGGCGGCCGGGCGTATGCGTCTCGACGCTTGGACCGGGCGCGGCCAACCTCACCACCGGGATCGCCAGCGCGTACCTCGAGCGCTCGCCGCTGCTGGCCCTCACCGCGCAGATCCCCCAGGACCTCTATTCCAGCTTCACGCACCAGCGGCTGCCCCTCGACCGGGTGTTCGCAGGCATTACGAAGCAGAGCCTCGTCCTCGACGGCGTCGACACGCGGGCGAAAGTTGAAGCCGCTCTGCGCCTGGCCACCAGTGGGCGGCCCGGCCCCGTCCACTTGGCGCTGCCGGGTGACGTGGCCGCCGCTGCCCCCCGTGTCTCCGACACGTCCTCGTCCACCGCTGGCCTGGCTTCCGCGGCACCGCGCGTGCCGGCGTCGGGCGATCGCGCAGCCGACGAGGCAAGGCAGGCGCTCCAGGAGGCGCGCCGTCCTCTCCTGCTGGTAGGCCTGGGCGCCCGACCCGAAGATGCCCCGGCCGTTCGCCACCTGCTCGATGTGACCCACTGGCCCTGGATGACGACCCCGAAGGCCAAGGGAATCGTCTCCGAGCTGCACCCGCGCTTCCTGGGCGTGGCTGGCGGTATGGCACTCGACCGTGTCGTGCTGGAGACCCTTGAGCTGAGCGACCTGATCGTCGGGATCGGATTCGATCCGGTCGAGTGCGACAAGCCGTGGTTCGTGGATCGCCGCATCGTGAACGTCTCGCGCTGGCCCACCGCGGAAGGCGCCTACCGGCCTATCGAGATCGTGGGAGCGATCGGTGCCGAAGTCAGCGCGCTGGCTGCCCACCTGGCTCCGCAGCCGTGGCCGCAGCCTCTGGTGGACGAACGACGCAGGGCGATCCTGCGCTCCCCAGCCCCCGCGGGTCCCTCTCCTGCCGAAGCGCTCTCGCCGCTGGCGGCCCTGCACGCCCTTCGCAGCGTCCTGCCCGAGGAGACCGTGGTCGCGGTCGACGTCGGTTCTCACAAACTGCTGGCCGGTCAGTGCTGGCCGACCACTGTGCCCCACACGTTCTTCGTCTCCAACGGGCTCTCGTCGATGGGATACGGGCTGCCCGCCGCCATTGCCGCCTCCCTGCACTTCCCCGGCCGGCCCATCGCCGCCCTGATAGGCGACGGCGGGATGCTCATGATGGCGCACAACCTTCCTCTGATCGCCTCGCTCCGGCTCCCGATCGTGACCGTCGTCTTCGTCGATGGCAGCCTCAGCCTGATCCGGCTTGCCCAGGCCCGCCGGGGTCTGCTGCCGTACGGGGTGGACTTCCCCCCACCGGACTTCACCCGGTTTGCGTCGGCGTGCGGGATCGAGGCCGCGCGGGCGGAGAGCCTGGATGCGCTCAAGATGCATGCGGCACGCGCGGTCTCGATGCGGGTCCCGTGTCTGCTCGAGATCCCGGTGAACCTCCATGACTACGAGGACCTGATCTGA